In Corylus avellana chromosome ca8, CavTom2PMs-1.0, the genomic stretch CCGCCGGTTTGAAGAGGGATATTCTTCTGCTTAGGCTGTTCAACCATTTTGCCCTTGCCTTTGTCAAGACGAGATTTTCGGGGAGTAGCTCCTCGAGTGTTTGCTGCCGGAAAACCTAAGGTGGCAAGACTTGGGTCTCGGACGACCACGGAGGCGAGTCTCTTCGTTTTTCCGCCAGCGCCTCCATCAAGGTTTTCGATGCCCTTCCCTTCAGAGAAGGTCTCCATCAATTCGGTGTAAAACATCAAGTTTTCATGTCTCCNNNNNNNNNNNNNNNNNNNNNNNNNNNNNNNNNNNNNNNNNNNNNNNNNNNNNNNNNNNNNNNNNNNNNNNNNNNNNNNNNNNNNNNNNNNNNNNNNNNNGTTATTAATTTGAGTATAATGATCCAGCTAATAATCACAACCTAAAAGGGACCTCCTTCACATCCAAAATCAGAATCAAAAGCCAGGGCAGCTAGGGTCGCACCATGGAAACACAAAATTAGGTTTGGACAAACCCAAGCCCACAAACAAGAATAATCAATTCCTAAAATGACAAACTACATAACTCTAAACCTATAAGCAATGCACAATTCATATCTTCTGACTGGGAGTAACAAGAATATcaggaaaatttcaaaacagAAATATCAAATACCCACTAGATTCTACCTCAATACACCACTTCAAGTCCAATTTTATTTAGGATTTTGAAAAGTTTGACACAAAATACAGAAACACCATAAAGCTACCTCTTATAAAACTTTACTCATTAACAAGATAACTACATTTCTTCAAGCAGAAAGCTTGGCAACAGCTCCAGCTTGTGTCAGCAGAGGAACCAGCTTTCCTTCCTTGTGCAAAGCAGTAGTAGCTGCAAGACAATAAAATAGAATAGAATATTTAAACCTAAAGGcccaaaacaaacaattaatcTTTACATTCATATCGATATGAATGTGATTAGTGATCCTATAGTTTGTTTAAGGGATTGAGATCCTACTGTCACAGCCACCGATGTGGTTCCCGCCAATGAATACATTGGGCACAGTCTTTTGTTTGGTCCACTCAGCGAGTGCTGATTGTATCTCACTTCCATCGCCTTCAAAACATCAAAACACAAACAATATAAGTTAACCATTTGCACACTATAAATAATTCACACGTAGAATTTTTCCTAGGGTAACTTCATATTAGAGTGGTTAAAATCCTAACCATTGTTTTAATCTATTGTATCTTCACTAAGTTATATGCCGAGATGGTAAAAACtgaacccatttaattaaaagtaatGATTAGGGTTTAAGAACTTTACCAAAGAGCCATCctagaaaatcaagaaaatcctAATCCAATCGAAGTAATCATGAAGCAACAGCTTCATTGTTCATGATAGCCCTCAAACCTTACAACCAGAGCTCCACAACACAATGCATTACTTCCTATTATGCATTTACACACTTTCAAACCGCTTTTAAGGCAAGATAGAGCAATTAGGCTAAAATCATGCTAATATTGCATCTATTATATATGGCTTTCTAACACATgcaatcaaaaattaaattgcGTGAAAGCTATAATTCTCTAAAATTACAAAGCTAAAGTATTTGAAGCAAATATATTCAAAGCCATAATAAATTAAACCAATCCTTCTGCACACAAAGAATCCGatttaattgattaattccaTAATCAAATGCCCTTAGAATTCAAATTCTCAATCCCACATATATACAGAACAACCGAAAATTGgattcaaaaacaaaagaaaaagaaaaaaaattatctcactTTCAGTGTCCAACTCAATAGCCTTGAAATTCGCTCCCAATTGAGTCAACAGCTGCTTCACGTTCACGCAGAACGGACAGTGCGTCTTGCTGTGGTTACAACCCCCGACATCAACGTCCATATATGTATAAACATGTaatttatcaaatcaaaaaacgAACGGTTTGATAAACGAAGAGAAACCTGAAAACGACGATGGGATTGGACGAAACGATCTCCTTGGCCTTCGGCAACGCCATTTCTCTCTGCCTTTAGTAAATTTTCTTCGCACAAAATATCTCAGTAAACAAGAACCGGTCTCGGGCTTTCGCAATTCGCATACGTAGCGATAGAAATGGCGGTGGTTATTACGTTACGTGGCCATCTTTCAAACCCGAGTGATGTGGAATGAGAAATGATCTAGACCGTAGATGTCTATAAGGGAATAAGGCATTTTGGATTTTAGATACTATGGTGGgcattttaaagtttgagggtaaatttgaaatttgaaaaaatagttaGGGGTATAAGAGTCATTTGATCATTTTTAATGTATAAAATCTGATGAAAATGGTATattacatcaaattgaaagttcagaatGTGAAATTTGAAAGAGTTttctaaaagagaaatgctgtacatcccaaattttcttcgtAAAAGTTGATTCCCAAATGATTTCGCCAAATAAAACGTGGAGGTGATAATAAGTGAAAAACCAAACCagcaataatttttcttctttctcaaagaaaatataGGAAACCAATAAAAGTGGGATTTGTAGATACGTACTTCTCTAgtgggattatatatatatatatatatataaaagtaatgttataagtctttctAAAATCTTTCTAGAGTCATTCAaatgtaatgtgacttttaaaatcattaatagatcaaaagtcaataaatcacatctcaaattcaacggtaattttaaaagccacatcatatttGAAATGACTCTAAGAAGACTCTAAGAAgccttataacattactcatatatatatatatatatatatatatatatatatatataactctttgacaactcaatatatataaaagtgagtGCTGACCTTTTCCAAGACTAATGGATATGAGTAAATGACAAACGGTGATAACATATGATGAATAGTTAGTGTACTTTTTGTGTGATCTTTGTCTAGAATCAGCTAACATTTGTTGGCAATGCTTTAACAAAGTAAATAATCATGAGACGCTACATGGCGAGTTGCACTTGATTAattcaaaacactttttgagTCATTCATCCATTTAGCATGAAGAATATTAACATTTACATGAACAGATACCAATTGAGGAAGTGTTTGAGAAGTTGAAATGTACCAGGGAAGGTCTAACATCACAGGAAGGAGCCAACAGGCTTCATGTTTTTGGACCAAACAAACTATAAGAGAAAAAGGTCTACTGCATGATCTCTTGTAGATAACAATTGTTTCCTACTCTTCATTTTTccatattattttcttttcagttgGCATGCAATGATTTCATGTTTTGCTAATAGGAAAGCAAACTTCATAAGTTCTTGGGTTTTGTGTGGAACCCATTATCTTGGATCATGGAAGTTGCTACTATCATTGTCCTATTGCTGATCAACTCCACAATCAGATTTCTCGTAGAAAGCAATGCTGGTAATGCACATACAACCCTTATGGCTAGTCTTGCTCCCAAGACTAAGGTGAGAAATATATGATCAAAATGTGAGATTGAATTTTGTGTAATTGCCTATTGTTAACGTAGGAGTACTTTGCTCATTATAGATGAAATAGTTATAAATCATTTTACATTCATTTATAAtctattacaatttacaagttTGAAATACAAATGTACACAATAACATCTTATCCTTTCATTGAAGTTGATCACGGGTTATGATCCACTACACCTACTCAATCTCGACGTGCTAGTGTAAAGGTTGAGATTGGAGTATAACCATCAAAACCAAGTGGATACAAGAGTCTTGGTGAGAACATCAGCTACTTGATCCTTACTAGATAGGAATTGGACATTCAAATCCTTGGCTGCTACCTTGTCTCGCACAAAGTGATAATCGATTTCGATGTGCTTTGTGTGAGTGTGAAAAATAGGATTGGAAGAAAGGTAGGTAGCACAAATAGTATCATAGTAATGAATGGGGTGGTAGATAGAGCAATACTAAGCTCACAAAATAATGATTGCAGGCAAAAAATTTCTGCGGTACCATTCGTCAAGGCTTTATATTCAGATTCGATGCTTGACCTTGAGACTGTGGGCTGCTTCTTAGAGATCAAAGATAGATGATTTCGATTAAGGAAGATGCAATAACCAGAAGTTGACTTCTGACCATTAGGACAACCCACCCAGTTGGCATCAGAGTAAAGAAACAATTGAGAGGAGGAGGATTGATGAATGAGTAAACCATGAAAGATTATATGTTTCAAATAGTGAATAATTCGCTTGACTGGAGTCCAATGTACATCTCTAAGGGCGTGCATGAACTGTGCAACCTTGTTAACATTAAAGGCGATATTAGCCAGTGTAAGAGCAAGGTATTACATTGAATCCACAACACTTGTATACAACATAGCATCAGTGAGACCACTGGCATCAAATTTGCTAAGTGGAGAGCAAGAAGACATTGGAGGTGCTAAGTGGTTTAGTGATACAGCATGACTTGGTGGGTTGCaacgaagaacatcaataaggaacggataaataattctagatctagagtttatcaatgatctgagaattcttctcaaaatatagagtctatctatgatttcaaggaaaaatatgaagaaaactcacctatgaaaaattcttattcaacaaagttcaataaacaacataaactgATAAACTAGAGGTTATAAGCATgcatttatagccccaagactcctaaacctaataaaatatgacataaatacccctaaaaccctaaacctaataaaataacgaaataaagacttttgaaaccctaatcctattaaaacaatgaaataaagtcggtttaacctaattaaaacaCGGAAACATAGCATAAGGCCCTGTGTGCGATAGATCGTAGGCACAAgggtgatcgatcgcacaactaGAGGCCTGGTTCGCATAAGTGtccccgtgtgcgctcgatcgcaggcacacgagcgctcgattgcacttccAGGGGCTCTGCGATCTGCATTATTCTCCCCTTTTTGGAGAGATTTCGCTCTCGAATTCAgccggttctttccacggtcctttgGATGTCCTGTAAGCTCATTCCATTCTCCTCTTCTTAAAATCACAACAAGGCCACACCCTATAAAAAACATGATGGCTCTAATCGTTAGCAGATTGCGATGATGATGTTGAAGGCCTCGCACTTCACCTTGCCGTGTAGACTTGCCATGCTTTTCTCGTGCCTTGTCTTTCCCATATACCATGAAAATCTTCAAATAACTAGCAACGACCCCGTCACTTTTTGATAGAACATTCTCCTCCGCCATATAGATTTCATCACAAATttggttagaagaatttgacaaaatagcatctaccccaatgaaatcaacataattaattggcaTAACACTCAAATCAAAGGCTTTATCATTGGGGCTCTTATCAAGCACATGATGTGTAGAATTgtcataaaaaattacaaaactatccgaaagatttacctctttcaatggttcctcttcttcatgaaaaattgtAGTACTCTCTGAAAGGTTTACCTCTTCCACTTGCTCCCCCAat encodes the following:
- the LOC132190640 gene encoding glutaredoxin-like — protein: MALPKAKEIVSSNPIVVFSKTHCPFCVNVKQLLTQLGANFKAIELDTESDGSEIQSALAEWTKQKTVPNVFIGGNHIGGCDTTTALHKEGKLVPLLTQAGAVAKLSA